The sequence below is a genomic window from Clostridia bacterium.
TATCCACGGCGGAAAGCATTAGAGGATGACACATGGGGATGATATCCGGGGTTCGCTTGGCACCCATAATCCCAGCTACCTGGGCCACGGCCAATACGTCCCCTTTGGCCATCTTTCCCTCTTTCACCAGGGCCAGGGTGGCAGGTTTCATCCGCACTTCCCCCCGGGCCACCGCCACCCGGGCCGTGACCTCTTTGCCGCTGACATCCACCATCCTGGCTCGGCCTTCCTCGTTGAAATGAGTGAATTCCGCCATCTCCATCACCCGCCGATTTCATTCATATTTCTATGGGTCAAGCTCCCGTTGGTAGCGCTGAGATAATGCCGGTGCGGTTTCCCCCTAATCCCTTCCGCCAGCAAACCCGGCAGTTCCTCAGGAGGGACGTTCTTGAGGTTGATTTCCTGGCTGGAATGAAGGCAGGACTTCAGTTTCCCGTCCGGGGTCACCCGCAGCCGGTTGCAGTATTGACAAAAATGATTGCTCAAGGGGCTGATCAAACCCACCTGCCCTTTCCCATGGGGAAGTTGATACAGCCTGGCCACCGTCCCGTGGCCTTTCACCGCCAGCGGGATCAATTGCGGCACACGCCGCAGTACCTCTTCCGTGGGCAGGAAAGCGCTCCGCTCCCAATGGCCGGCTTCTCCTAAGGGCATCAGTTCGATAAACCTGACCTGGATCTCTTCCCGGAGGGTCAGGTTGACAAAGTCCTCGATCTCGTCATCATTGAGCCCCCCGACCAGCACCACATTGACCTTAATCGGTGTCAGCCCCACCGCCCGGGCGGCTTCCATACCTGCCAGGACATCCGCCAGATGGCCGCGCCGGGTGATGCGGTGGTATTTGTCCGGATCCAGAGTATCCAGACTGATATTGACCCGCTTTAAACCCGCTTCTTTTAACGGGGCTGCACAGTCTTTGAGCAAGATCCCGTTGGTGGTCATGCTCAAATCCTCAATCCCGTCAATCCGGGCCAGGCGGTCCACCAGCTCCACAATACCTTTCCGGACCAGTGGTTCGCCGCCGGTAATCCGGACCTTATCCACGCCCATTTGGGCGGCGGCCCGGACGATGTTTTCTATTTCTTCAAAAGTGAGCAGCTCACGGCGCTCCTTTTTCGTCACGCCGCCGGCAGGCATGCAGTAAATGCAGCGTAAATTGCACAGGTCGGTGACGGAAACCCGCAGATAATTAATCTTTCGGCCGTATTGGTCTAACATGGTTTTCACCTGCCAAAGTAGCAAATTGGATAGCGGCAAACCTCACAGTTCCGGCACAGACCACCTTCGCCGAGTTTGATCACATCTTCCCTGGTTATCCTGTCCCCGGCAAAAACCCGCGGGAGGAAAACGTCCAGGACCGTGGTTTTGTGATAAATGGCGGCTCCCGGCACTCCCATGAAAGCTGTCTTGCCTTTGTAGGCCAGCATAAACATGTTGCCCGGCTGGGCCGGCGTCCCGTAAGTGACCACTTCCGCACCGCTTCGCTTAATGGCCCCGGGTGTCAAGTCATCCGGGTCCACGGACATGCCGCCGGTCATGATAATTAAATCCGCGTCCCGGCTTAAGTAGGAATTCACGGCTTGATCCAGCATCTCTACGTCATCGGGACAATAGATCCGGCCTAAGAGCTCCGTTTCGTAGCCCGCCAGCTTTTCCTGCAGCACGGGCCAGAACTTATCCTGGATCCGGCCCTTGTAGACCTCGTTGCCGGTAATGATGATCCCCACTTTCAACTTCCGGTAAGGCTTGACATGAAACACCGGACCTTGACTGCGGCACAGCTCTTCCACCCGCTCGATCTTTTCTTCTTTGATCATCAGGGGAATCACGCGCCCCGCTGCCACCCGTTCACCCGCTTGCACCGGGAAATGATTGGGCAAGCAAGGCACGGTCACCTCCTCGATGGAATTGATCTGAAGGAGCAGCGGGCTGTTGACCTTGAAGAGCCCTTTCAGGGTGGATTTAATCGTCGTTTTTCCTTCCCTGGGACCTTCATATGTGAGATTTTCCCCCATCACCGCCCGGGCAATCCGCACCGCCGCGTCATCTTCATGGATTTCGCCGGCCCCTTCTTCCATGACATACACATGTTCTTTACCCAAATTCAGCAGCTCCTGCACATCCTCCGACCGGATCACATGCCCCCTGGGAAACCTGACACCTTTGAATTCCCCTGGGACGACCTTGGAAATATCATGGCAGAGAGCCAGCCCGATGGCATCCTGTACTTTGACTTTTTTCATCGTCCATCCCCCTACTTGAGAAGATAAGCTTTCAGCTCGGTCCCGGCAGGCACCGGGCCGCTGCCCGCCGGAATTTCAGCCAGTACGTCACAACCGATCATGGAGCGCAGGTTACTGTTGCGCTGGTTACCGGTGGACCCCATATAGATACGGCCTTGCTCGTAGACCAGTTTGCCTCTGATAAACCTCCTGCTGGGGCTTGCCTTGCCAAAACCATCTTTCAAGATCACCTGAACCTCCGGCAGCAGGTAATCGGCCCGGCCCAGCAATTTCCGGATAAAAGGTAT
It includes:
- the moaA gene encoding GTP 3',8-cyclase MoaA; amino-acid sequence: MLDQYGRKINYLRVSVTDLCNLRCIYCMPAGGVTKKERRELLTFEEIENIVRAAAQMGVDKVRITGGEPLVRKGIVELVDRLARIDGIEDLSMTTNGILLKDCAAPLKEAGLKRVNISLDTLDPDKYHRITRRGHLADVLAGMEAARAVGLTPIKVNVVLVGGLNDDEIEDFVNLTLREEIQVRFIELMPLGEAGHWERSAFLPTEEVLRRVPQLIPLAVKGHGTVARLYQLPHGKGQVGLISPLSNHFCQYCNRLRVTPDGKLKSCLHSSQEINLKNVPPEELPGLLAEGIRGKPHRHYLSATNGSLTHRNMNEIGG
- the moaC gene encoding cyclic pyranopterin monophosphate synthase MoaC, whose amino-acid sequence is MAEFTHFNEEGRARMVDVSGKEVTARVAVARGEVRMKPATLALVKEGKMAKGDVLAVAQVAGIMGAKRTPDIIPMCHPLMLSAVDISFHINEEESKIEIEATVKNSGQTGVEMEALTAVSVAALTIYDMCKAVEKDMIIGDIYLVKKSGGKSGDYVRRALPARQE
- a CDS encoding molybdopterin-binding protein, encoding MKKVKVQDAIGLALCHDISKVVPGEFKGVRFPRGHVIRSEDVQELLNLGKEHVYVMEEGAGEIHEDDAAVRIARAVMGENLTYEGPREGKTTIKSTLKGLFKVNSPLLLQINSIEEVTVPCLPNHFPVQAGERVAAGRVIPLMIKEEKIERVEELCRSQGPVFHVKPYRKLKVGIIITGNEVYKGRIQDKFWPVLQEKLAGYETELLGRIYCPDDVEMLDQAVNSYLSRDADLIIMTGGMSVDPDDLTPGAIKRSGAEVVTYGTPAQPGNMFMLAYKGKTAFMGVPGAAIYHKTTVLDVFLPRVFAGDRITREDVIKLGEGGLCRNCEVCRYPICYFGR